The Xiphophorus hellerii strain 12219 chromosome 5, Xiphophorus_hellerii-4.1, whole genome shotgun sequence genome window below encodes:
- the LOC116720414 gene encoding E3 ubiquitin-protein ligase pellino homolog 1-like, which translates to MITQKAAQMFSLGQENISPSPASTKGPVRYGELIVLGCNGSLPSGERGRRKSRFALCRRNKSNGVKPSTVHTSCTPQAAKAISNKEQHSISYTLSRAHTVVVEYTHDSNTDMFQIGRSTENPIDFVVTDTVPGGQSLTDAPTIQSTISRFACRIICQRNPPFSARIYAAGFDSSKNIFLGEKAAKWRMHDGHMDGLTTNGVLVMHPRQGFAQDSRPGVWREISVCGNVFTLRETRSAQQRGKMVDSECNQLVDGSLIDLCGATLLWRTAEGLARTPTVKHLEALRQEFNAGRPQCPVGFNTLAFPSMRRKDVLDEKQPWAYLRCGHVHGYHCWGGRRAPEVEAECQERECPMCRAQGPYVPLWLGCEPAFYVDAEGPTHAFVPCGHVCSEKTTAYWSQISLPHGTHAFHAACPFCIHPLRGDTGFVRLIFQSPLD; encoded by the exons GTGTAATGGCTCTCTGCCATCTGGTGAAAGAGGGAGGAGGAAAAGCCGCTTTGCTCTGTGTCGCAGAAACAAGTCGAATGGCGTGAAACCCAGCACCGTGCACACATCCTGCACTCCTCAGGCTGCCAAG gctATCAGCAACAAGGAGCAGCACAGTATATCATACACACTGTCTCGGGCGCATACTGTAGTGGTGGAGTACACGCATGACAGCAACACAGACATGTTTCAG ATCGGCCGTTCCACAGAGAATCCCATCGACTTCGTGGTCACAGACACTGTACCGGGCGGGCAGAGCCTCACTGACGCTCCGACAATTCAGAGCACAATCTCCCGCTTCGCCTGCCGCATCATCTGCCAGAGGAACCCGCCTTTCTCTGCTCGGATCTACGCTGCAGGGTTCGACTCCTCCAAAAACATCTTCCTCGGG GAGAAGGCAGCCAAGTGGAGAATGCATGACGGTCATATGGACGGGCTGACCACAAACGGAGTTCTGGTCATGCATCCCCGGCAGGGTTTCGCCCAGGACTCCAGACCGGGTGTGTGGAGGGAAATCTCTGTTTGCGGAAACGTCTTCACACTGCGAGAGACCAGATCTGCTCAGCAGAGAGGCAAGATG GTGGATTCTGAGTGCAACCAGCTTGTCGATGGCTCTCTGATTGACCTCTGCGGCGCCACCCTCCTGTGGCGTACAGCAGAGGGCCTCGCTCGCACTCCCACGGTCAAACACCTGGAGGCGCTGCGGCAGGAGTTCAACGCCGGCCGGCCCCAGTGCCCCGTCGGCTTCAACACCCTGGCCTTCCCCAGCATGCGACGCAAGGACGTGTTGGATGAGAAGCAGCCGTGGGCGTACTTGCGCTGCGGACATGTCCACGGCTACCACTGCTGGGGAGGCCGGCGGGCGCCCGAGGTGGAGGCGGAGTGCCAGGAGAGGGAGTGTCCCATGTGCCGAGCGCAGGGGCCCTACGTGCCGCTGTGGCTGGGCTGCGAACCGGCCTTCTACGTAGACGCCGAGGGCCCCACTCACGCCTTCGTCCCCTGCGGCCACGTCTGTTCAGAGAAGACGACAGCGTACTGGAGTCAGATCTCGCTGCCGCACGGCACCCACGCGTTCCACGCCGCCTGCCCGTTCTGCATCCATCCTCTCAGGGGAGACACTGGTTTTGTCAGACTCATATTCCAAAGTCCTCTGGACTAG